The following nucleotide sequence is from Cucumis melo cultivar AY chromosome 1, USDA_Cmelo_AY_1.0, whole genome shotgun sequence.
AAAATGATAAGTCAAAATCCGAAACCCTGAATCAACTACTAAAGGAATGGAATGAGGATATTTAGAGAGAAATGTGAAAACCACTAACCGTACAAGCAGAGAATGTATGTCCATTCCGGGTCTCATGCCAACATCCTCCATTATTAATTTTGCACCTTGCAGCCCCGCTGGCTGAAAGCAAAaataatcaatattttttagTGTAGCTCAACATCAAAATATTAGATGACCAAATGGGTCAAGCTTCATCAGAAAAGGCACTTTTGAAGGTGCCTTCTCAAATGAAAATGAAGTTCTTTGTCTTGAGAGGAACCATAGGATCTTCAACAAGGGCCCAAGGCTATTTAATTTGGCAAGTTAACTTGCATTTGAGACTAAgctttttattcctttttttaatGGGAGAAAGATATTTCACTGATTTGATGAAATACACAAAAAAGGGAGAGAAAACCTTGAACTAGAGGAAGTTCCACATCTAAGACTAAGCCTTGATTCATTAATTCTCAAataactaaaaatttaaaatttaaaaagttagCTTGCCATGCCATTATGATGATTATTTTGAGACCATTTCAAATAACCACTAAATAATCTGCATGTTTATATTAAAGGAGTTTCCTAATGCAAAATGCTACTAAAAAGTACAAATTGTTCCATGGAATTTGCAGAGGGATACAAGAGTTAGTTGCAAAACTCTCTGATTAGCAGAACCTTATGAAGTTCTTTGAAAGATAATCTACACACTCTAGTAagcaaaaaaatatatttgatttaCTGGTTAGTACAGGGATCTGGCATCAGAAATATTAAGAAATTGAAGCACTCTGATTAAAGATTAAAACTGACAAAACGTGGATGCCAAAAAATAAGAACATCAAATAGTCCAATTGAAGATTAATATTGtgcaaaaaaattaagaaaaaagataagACACTAAAATAGGAAAGCAAAAGGCCAaaaatatttaaacacaaaggtCATAACTAGCTTTCAAATTTAAGTACACtactaaaatttaattagaaattagaatttttcaatatcaatattcTATTAAATATTAATGCATCCCCATAGACAAGAAGATGAATAACTAGTACCGGCACAAGTTGTGTAACCATCTCCTTTGAACTGCACACCATCAACAAGTGGGCATTCACACACCCTCCCACGAAAAGTATCCTATGTAAATTGAAAttgtcaataaaaaaaataacacacACTTCTGAAGTAATCTATCCTTAGTTTAATTTACTAAAACTTGACACCAAGTTTGCCATATAGTCTTTGATTCATACCTTGCAAGCTGTTAGATTAGCTGCTTTATCTTGCCAGCAACCACCATTATTATCTAAGCATTCGTTGGTCTCAACATCTGCCAAGATCAGTAACCAAAGCAACTAATGTCAAATCAAGGTAAAGTAGATAAGCAAATAACAACCATAGTGAGGATGAATAAACAGTTGAGAAACCACAAACGACGTACCACTACTCAAACAAATGGCAGGTTCAGTTGTTTCCTCAAAACCTGAACATATGGCCTTCAGAACTGCACCCTTCTCCAATTTTCCTGCAAGCACTTAGGTAAGAAAAGGAAATGTCCAGAACAAAGGTAATAATGAAACATGAGCACAACAGACCTCGATATTGTCGATTATTGACAACAAGTGTAGGCAATATGGTAACATCCCCTCTGGATCCTTTCCCTACCTACTAAAAAATTTACATCAGGCAAGTCTAGATAATAGTTAACTATATTTATGTACCaaatatgaaataaatataAGAATCCTCTTATACTTTCAATTAAGAATATCACTGGAATAATTAAAAGTTTATCATATGGAGATCAAGGGAGGGAATATCTGTAGGAAACACAGACTTGGGCATCTTGCTCTTCTTTCAAAACTGGATTTTCAGTATCTGCATTTGGATCCCCCATGCACTTCTCTATCTTTTTACCATCAAGCCCTATACATAagtcaaaaacaaaaataaaaaccattaCTGTCTTGGACATGTATCCTCCACAATACAATATATAATAGTAAACCAACATACCAAGAGACTTAATAACGTCATCAGCACATTCCTTGTTGTACTTTTTATCCTTCATTGGACATCTGATCTGAAAATCTGTCACATAGTCCCACCACATCCAAGGCTTTTGAGTTTCATTAGCCACCTTGAAAACACATAGCTGCCTCAAGTTTTCAATCACCACATCTTTCCCTTCATATCCAGAACTGAAATCTTGTTCAGGATCAGGAGCACAATACCTCCCCTGATTGATACATTGGGACTTGCACTGCTTGCTTAGAATGAATGCTTGTGGACAATACCAAGTTATATAATGTGGTGTGAACTGCGAGTAGCCACCCTTTTCGAGTAACTGGGCTGCACCTTTAAAATCCTTCAAGAATTCCATCAGCATGTCACACTTAACACCACATTCATCATTACTGTTAGTCCACAATTCATATTCCACACGATCATCAGGGTGAGGTACAGCTTCCCTCCAATCAAGACTCACACTGACCATCTCACCAGAACTGATCTCTTTTTTCAGTTTTTCACCAAAACTTTTTTCAATAAGTGCAGAGGGTATTGTTATGTTTTCAATATATTTTGCGGTAGAACCATCCTCTTCAGGGGAGTCCATGGTTATTAATCTTTCCTCTATGTTGTCTGCAACAAGAACTGCAGAAGCACCAGCCTTCTGCGCATTCCAGACTTTCAAGGCAAAGAAACAATCTGGAAGCCAGCATGAAGAGCAAAAAAATCAATACCCCAAACAATATTGTTCCTCATGAAGAAAACTACAGATAAATATAACCACAAGGCAAAGTTCATCCAAAATTCAAACTTCAACAA
It contains:
- the LOC103495306 gene encoding vacuolar-sorting receptor 3-like isoform X1; amino-acid sequence: MELQKSGFSLFLGFLLILLSLVPLSVARFVVEKNSLRVTSPDGLKGTYDSAIGNFGIPQYGGSMSGTVVFPKENQKGCREFSDAGISFQSKPGALPTFVLVDRGDCFFALKVWNAQKAGASAVLVADNIEERLITMDSPEEDGSTAKYIENITIPSALIEKSFGEKLKKEISSGEMVSVSLDWREAVPHPDDRVEYELWTNSNDECGVKCDMLMEFLKDFKGAAQLLEKGGYSQFTPHYITWYCPQAFILSKQCKSQCINQGRYCAPDPEQDFSSGYEGKDVVIENLRQLCVFKVANETQKPWMWWDYVTDFQIRCPMKDKKYNKECADDVIKSLGLDGKKIEKCMGDPNADTENPVLKEEQDAQVGKGSRGDVTILPTLVVNNRQYRGKLEKGAVLKAICSGFEETTEPAICLSSDVETNECLDNNGGCWQDKAANLTACKDTFRGRVCECPLVDGVQFKGDGYTTCAGTTSGAARCKINNGGCWHETRNGHTFSACTDDGNVKCSCPPGFKGDGVKSCEDIDECQEKKACQCPECSCKNTWGSYDCSCSGDLLYIRDHDTCISKASSGRSAWTAVWVILIGLVMAAGGAYLVYKYRLRSYMDSEIRAIMAQYMPLDSQAEVPNYVNENRA
- the LOC103495306 gene encoding vacuolar-sorting receptor 3-like isoform X2 — its product is MELQKSGFSLFLGFLLILLSLVPLSVARFVVEKNSLRVTSPDGLKGTYDSAIGNFGIPQYGGSMSGTVVFPKENQKGCREFSDAGISFQSKPGALPTFVLVDRGDCFFALKVWNAQKAGASAVLVADNIEERLITMDSPEEDGSTAKYIENITIPSALIEKSFGEKLKKEISSGEMVSVSLDWREAVPHPDDRVEYELWTNSNDECGVKCDMLMEFLKDFKGAAQLLEKGGYSQFTPHYITWYCPQAFILSKQCKSQCINQGRYCAPDPEQDFSSGYEGKDVVIENLRQLCVFKVANETQKPWMWWDYVTDFQIRCPMKDKKYNKECADDVIKSLGLDGKKIEKCMGDPNADTENPVLKEEQDAQVGKGSRGDVTILPTLVVNNRQYRGKLEKGAVLKAICSGFEETTEPAICLSSDVETNECLDNNGGCWQDKAANLTACKDTFRGRVCECPLVDGVQFKGDGYTTCAASGAARCKINNGGCWHETRNGHTFSACTDDGNVKCSCPPGFKGDGVKSCEDIDECQEKKACQCPECSCKNTWGSYDCSCSGDLLYIRDHDTCISKASSGRSAWTAVWVILIGLVMAAGGAYLVYKYRLRSYMDSEIRAIMAQYMPLDSQAEVPNYVNENRA